A segment of the Candidatus Hinthialibacter antarcticus genome:
GAATCACGTTCAATCTCTCAGCTCGCGTCCCGTTAGTTTTAAAAACACGCTCTCTAAACTGGGTTTCTGAATCGACATATCAGCGATTGACAAGCCCGCGCCAGTCATGGTTTGAACCAATTGCCCGATGCCGAATCCATTCTCTTTCAATGACAAGGTCACCGAATTTTCCGCCGCTGTGAGAATTTTAATTTGCTCTACGTTCAAGGTTTCTTGAATCTTGGCAGCGGAAAACTCACCGCGAATGCTGACCACTTCCCCATCGCCGACGACTTGAGCGAGTTCATCAATGGTTCCCATTTCGAGAATTTTTCCGTGGTCGATAATGGCGATGCGCTGGCAGAGCGCTTCGGCTTCTTCGAGGTGATGAGTGGTGAATAATATGGTTGCCCCTTCACTGGCGATCTCGCGAATGATATCAAGAATGGCGTTACGCGCTTGGGGGTCGATGCCCACCGTCGGTTCATCCAACAACACAAATTTTGGTTTATGAACCAGGCCGATGGCAAGATTCAGGCGGCGTTTCATGCCGCCGGAGAATTGCTTAACGGGCTCTTTAGCGCGGTCGCTGAGGCCAACGCGTTCCAACACCTCTTGAATATTCTTCTTCAACTCACTGCCGGGGAGATGATACAATCCGCCCCAAAATTTTAGATTTTCAATTGCAGTCAGTTCTTCATAAATGGCTAGGTCTTGTGGAACCAGACCGATATTTCGTTTGGCTCGTTTGGGCGATTGCCAAACATCAACACCGTCAATGATCGACGTCCCGCCGTCCGGCTTCAGCAAACCGCACAGCATATTCAACGTGGTTGTTTTCCCTGCGCCGTTTGGTCCTAAAAAACCAAACAATTCACCGTCCGCAACCTCGAACGAGATGCGGTCAACCGCTTTCAGACTGCCGAAACTTTTTTCGATTTCATGTACGGATATCATCTTCCCCGCCCTAGCCAGAATGCTTTTATAGTGTTGCCAAATCAACGCACGGATTAAATTTACTTATCACTTTCTATCGCTGAACCCTTCGAGCGCGCTTAACAAGCATCTATGTAAATCGTCTTAGGTTCTCATGCACAACATTCCCACACAAGGATTACGAGATGAGTATAAAAAACATTTAATGGAAATTGAAAAAAAATGGAGCATGACTGAAACCAGGCGTAGGGCGAGTTCTTACCCCACCGTTGAAGACTGTTAAAATATTGCTTGGTGGGCTGCTAGCGCGAGCCCACCCTACTGGGTCACAGTGACTACGTTTGGTTCGTGTCATCGCGAGCGCAGCGAAGCGATCTCGCTTTTCGATTTGTGAGATTGCCGCGTCGGCCTTCGGCCTCCTCGCAATGACACTGGCCTTGAATTTCAAGACAGTCCCTACCTCGGCTAAATGTAAAGATTCAGTTATTTTCATTCGATTTCAGCGCGTCGCCTACAATGCGGTCGCGCTCGTAGGGCGGCAACGTCTGGACGAAAGTATACAGGCCTGTCAACAGTTCGCCCTGCGTCGTCACGCCGGGTAAATAGAATAATGACTTTGGGGCTTTGGCCCACATCATCCATTGATTGGCGCGGACGCCCGAAACGGGTTGATCGAGTTTGGCCTCCCAGGCGTCAATCGGATAAAACCCGCGCAAAGAAAAATACTGCAACGCATCATAATGATCGTCGCCCGGTTTGGCGTCGCGAAAATACACCAACACCGCGCCTTGTGCAACTAAGGCGTCTTGCAAGCGTTCGATATTGATACCGCGAACCGGCTCGCCCAGTTTGATGCTGAGCGCCGCCGCTGCGCCCGCCGCCTGCCCCATCGCCATCCAACAAGGTTCCATCCGAAGCGTACTGAACCCAATGTGCGTACCGGAAACGGGGACGGGCGTCAGCAAATTATCGACCCTCAGAGGAACCATCACGCCGTAGGGCACGGTATATGGCGCCGTTGGATAACTGAATAAGCCGTCGAGATGAACGCGGCCTTCTTCTCGTTTTAACACTGCATGTGAATCAAGCGAATAATGGCTCGCGGTAATGCTGTTTTTGTGAATGGGCGGTCGCGAGCCTGATTTGACGGGCAAGGCGTCATGCGCTATGAATAGATACTCTCCGGCGATGCGGCGCCCTTCCCGTACATAAACCTGACGTGGAAAGAGAGCATTGTCTTTGTATTCATCTTTCGCCAATCCCCACTCACGGCAATTCTGGCGGAAATCCTCTGGCACAGCGGGGTCATTCTGCGCAAACCACAACAAGCCAAGCGTGTATTCCCGCAAGCGTTTTGCATAGCGGTCGCGCCAATCCCAACCAGCCGTCGGCCAAGGCCAATTTTCTTCGGGCAGGTCGGTTGAAAGAAAAGCAACATGTTGATTGTTTGAATCTAACTTATGATTTGGCAGCGTGACGCTGTTGACCAGGCGGTCAATGCTATTGTAATTTTTGCCTGGATCGGTTTTTCCCGTCAAACGGTTTTGACGAATATCATCAACCAGAGAGAGAAACTCATCCCGGTTATAATCTTCCGGTTTTGGTATTGGCGCCCGAACATTGGGATCGTTTGTTAAACAAAGCCGATAGTTATAGGCTTGCACGGCGTTATCGCCCAATCCCGTCGAACCGTCTCCAACCGCGCCGCCCCACGTTTTGTATAATTTGCCCGCCATTGGCTCGTTAAACGCATAACTTGGTTCGCGCCCCAAACGATAGGGTGCGCCTGCCGCCGCAGCGAGATCGCCTTCATAGGTTCCATCCATAAAAATGGTAGCCCGCACAATTTCGGTCGCGCCGCTGATGCGGTCCGTAATCAGTACCCGTTTTAGGGCGCCGTTTTCAAGAACAACATTGTTAGGATCACAATCAAACTGGCGTTGTTTCAAGACGGTAATATTCTCTTTATGCTCAGCCAACATCTCTTCGAATATTTGCTCAGCAACATGCGGTTCAAAGTGATAGCCGTCGCTGCAATCTTTGACTTGCTGTGAATCACTGCCGTATTCATCTACATAATGCTGTTTGACTCGATTCACAAATTCT
Coding sequences within it:
- a CDS encoding ABC transporter ATP-binding protein, producing MISVHEIEKSFGSLKAVDRISFEVADGELFGFLGPNGAGKTTTLNMLCGLLKPDGGTSIIDGVDVWQSPKRAKRNIGLVPQDLAIYEELTAIENLKFWGGLYHLPGSELKKNIQEVLERVGLSDRAKEPVKQFSGGMKRRLNLAIGLVHKPKFVLLDEPTVGIDPQARNAILDIIREIASEGATILFTTHHLEEAEALCQRIAIIDHGKILEMGTIDELAQVVGDGEVVSIRGEFSAAKIQETLNVEQIKILTAAENSVTLSLKENGFGIGQLVQTMTGAGLSIADMSIQKPSLESVFLKLTGRELRD
- a CDS encoding FAD-dependent oxidoreductase codes for the protein MNWRMRTFPVVVALCVLTAWTQPDAEESAKPKSPKLHNYQVAIVGGTPGAVMAALTAARGGCKVVLLERTEHIGGLPANGLGATDIQTRGATGGLFLEFVNRVKQHYVDEYGSDSQQVKDCSDGYHFEPHVAEQIFEEMLAEHKENITVLKQRQFDCDPNNVVLENGALKRVLITDRISGATEIVRATIFMDGTYEGDLAAAAGAPYRLGREPSYAFNEPMAGKLYKTWGGAVGDGSTGLGDNAVQAYNYRLCLTNDPNVRAPIPKPEDYNRDEFLSLVDDIRQNRLTGKTDPGKNYNSIDRLVNSVTLPNHKLDSNNQHVAFLSTDLPEENWPWPTAGWDWRDRYAKRLREYTLGLLWFAQNDPAVPEDFRQNCREWGLAKDEYKDNALFPRQVYVREGRRIAGEYLFIAHDALPVKSGSRPPIHKNSITASHYSLDSHAVLKREEGRVHLDGLFSYPTAPYTVPYGVMVPLRVDNLLTPVPVSGTHIGFSTLRMEPCWMAMGQAAGAAAALSIKLGEPVRGINIERLQDALVAQGAVLVYFRDAKPGDDHYDALQYFSLRGFYPIDAWEAKLDQPVSGVRANQWMMWAKAPKSLFYLPGVTTQGELLTGLYTFVQTLPPYERDRIVGDALKSNENN